The Numenius arquata chromosome 6, bNumArq3.hap1.1, whole genome shotgun sequence sequence ggaCTCCCATACCCTCCTTGGGGGGCACGTGGGGGCAAGGTCAAAACTCTCACCTTTGCAGAAGTGATGTAGTTGCTCTTCAGTTTATCCCAATCAGCTGGTGTTAACAGCAGGGACAGGTTTTCTGTCTTAACTTCTGGTTTGAGATCAGGGTGACCCAGAAAGAGTTCACTGGAAAGATTCAAATGAACAAATTAGGTTGCCTTAGAGTATAAGTAAATTGATGGAATATTCATGTGGCATGAGCTACATAATTATTAAGCCGTGAGAAATATACTTAAAGCTTAAATTGTGATGCTTGTTTTCAAGCTTTAACAAGAAAATCTTTCCTCACTATTCAAAATCCTAATTATTCAAAATCAAAGTGATCTAAGGTTCCAGCCCACCTTAGAAATCATGAGACTTCTGAGTTGTTTGGACATGAAAAGTGCTATgagaatttacttttttaaataaacaagctGAAGCTGATTCATTTGACTGCAAGCCTGCGAAATGCCTTTCAGGGTAATTCCTGTAGCAGCCTGCTGCTGTGGAGTTAGCTGATCTCACCGGCTCCTCTCTGGTGTCACGTCACAGCCCGTGTCAGCCCCTTCTTTTCCCCTGTGCGTTATCCCTAGCAcagggaggtggcagagcagCCTCTGGAAGCCATTCCCGCGCTTGGGACAGGGGCCAtcgctgcctcccccctcccgctTCCTCCGCAGATGGAAGCGGTGGATGGACTTGCAGCTAGAGTCTGACTACAAAGTGCTCTCAGCTGACACACGACTTCACCACTCGCTTTCCCCTGGATTGCAGTGTAATAAGGCCAGCTGATTAGcggggaggcagggaaagggagagagcacTCGTGTTTCTCCCTCCGGGGCAAGAAACCCCTTATGAGCCCGCACAATTGAATGTGCTACCCCTGCAATCTGCCACGGACCGTGGAGGCATTGCACCTTTGAAGTGATGAaggtggagaggaaaaagaagaaaatattcaggCACTTGAATAAGTTGCAAGCAGTCACCTGGTTAGCAAGGAAGAGAGCTGCGATGTCCTGCACGCAGCCTGTTAACCACAGAAAAGCACTCCCATCGCCAAACCAGCACTGAGGACAAGGTTAGGTTTGGGTCCAAGTGAGGATTGCACTGTACAAGGTCAGGCTGGTGCAGAATGactgctcagcagaaaaaaacGCTCAGCACGCTGATAGTGCCCTGGAGTCCATGTCCCCATGGTCATGGTTCAGATTTCCAGGAGAGGTACATCTGCACATGTGGAGCATtgcacagcccagctgctgcttgAGTCTGCTGCCCGTTTAAAAGGACACCACAGATTTAAATACAAACTCTCCACTATGACTTAAACGACTGGCTCAAGGGGATGAAGTTCTTTCAGCATGGGAAAATCCAATGGAAACAGCCCAACTCAGCAAGGTGACTGCAGGCAGCGCCCCAAACAGCTGCAAGCTCTCAATAAGCTCTTCCACAGCAAGTTACAGAAATATGATGGGGGCACTTTTCTTTGGTGCAGAACCTGCCTGCTGAAGCTCgtttcttcccccctctcctgcAATGCTGGGGTGCAGTACAATGCCCAGGGGCTGGGGACATCCAGGAATTTCCCTCTAGATGAGATCAACAGGGACACACTGGGGAGAGGGGCAATGGGTGGGAGAGTCATTCCCATAGCGGTCCTGCCATAACTCTGCTCAGCCAGTGCCATGATGCTGAGGGAGTTACACACATGTCAGCACAGTCACCACCCTAAATGAGTTTTGAGGAAAAAGTGGGCAAGTTCACAGGATAAATCTGTTTAGGGCTGTTCAAAACAACGACCATCTGCAGTCCAAATGTCCCTGGGCCAAAAGCTACCCAACGTAGGAGTACTCTGAGCAAGTGTCACTGCTGCATGCTTTGCTCCACCACTACCCCCTCCCTGTCCATTTTTGCCCACTGTTTGACTCACTGTTGATACTCCTGTCTTCACTcactttttggtttgtttgaggGGTACCAATTGGTTTGCGTTCATCCCATCCTTTGTTATCTGGTTCAGGCCATTCCTGGAGACCAGCTACTGGGAGAGACACAATTTTGCTTTGACGTGGCTGTTCTCATGTACTTAGTAGCAGACTCACCTCCTGTAGATGttgcctctctcctccttcccaccgcACTGTGTGTTTCTGCTGGGTTTAGTCTAGGAGCTCTTTGGTGGTGGAATGATGGACTGTGGTCTAGCCCAGAGAACAACTGAGGACACACAATGCCTCGACCTTCTACTGGTGCCTATCTTAGATGTCTCCTTTGGCTGTAAAAGGAGGCAATGTCTGGCCACACAGCTTTTACTGTTGTGAAGAATTCCTGCCTTTATTCCTACACATACAGGGTGCCCTGAGGATGGTGTTTAATAAGTCTATGCAGCTCCTAAAACATTTTAGTCACCCCTGAATTACAGGGAGCTTTAACAGGTCCTAAAAAGCATGGACCTCCTGTTCAAGCAGTGGACATATCTGAGCCAGAGCCTTTGTTTTCATGTGGCTAATTCCACACGGTGATGTCTTGGCACCTCCTTGAGAGGACTCTGACCCCTGAACGTGGCGGGTAATGTGGCCTGTTTCCAAATGCATCACAGTTTTAATTAAACAGGAAGAAGGCAGGGCTCCCCCATAGGTCCCTCCCTGTGCCTGGAAAAGTCATTGAGCAGCTGCTGGACCTggcaaaatatttgcagaaagtgAGCAGGTTTATCAGTGCTGCAAGGAGGAGCTTCCTGGCATGTGAGAACAGTGagtgggagaaggaggggaaaacgAGGTAATTTAGATCTGTGAAAAGCAGCAAGTGTTTTATCTACAAACCTTTGTCCCCACCTATTAATAGATTAGCTATCTGGTTCTACTGTAGAAGTGACTGCGTCTCTCCTGCTTGCTCAGAGAAAAATAGctcatttctgtgctttgaaaGCACCCTGCGGTCCTGCTGCTCCCCGGAGGAGGCTGAAGCAGTGTGGCAAGCGTGGCATCTTACCTGCGGTAGGTATTGGCCACCCAGTCGAGCAAGCTGTAGAGCTCGTTGAATTCCAGTGGTCTATGGGAGAGATCTTGCAAGTGTGAGGCAATGGCATTATGAAAAGCCTCCATGTATATGTCACATACCCGGTACTCCTCTGGGTAGCACTTTTTTACTGATAACTTAATTTTCAGTAAGTCTTCACTCAGGTGTTTCTGGAGGAAGCCTAAGTGGAGATCAAGCCAAGAACTCTCTGCTTCCTTTGATGCCATGGGTACTCTCTGGACTCTCTTTCTAGCGCTCTTGTTGACAGCTTCCCTCCACTCCTCCCTCCACTTTCTGGGTGTGCCGAGCAAGTCCACCCCAGGACAAGCAGCGTTGCCTGTGTTAGGATGAGCTGCTTCTTCACGGGCAATTAAAGTCACCAGGGAGGTCAGCATGGTATCCTCTACAGTGGGATGCTCCAGTGTTTCCATCACGATGGACTGGATCGCATTTGTGATGGAGTTATAAAGCAGATCCACGTCCTTGGATTTCCTCACAAACTCCTGGGGGTTATCTTTGTATTTCTCAGCATCCCGTTCAGCAATAGTCTCATCTTCCAAGTACTTGATGCTTGCAAATGCTTCCAAAAGTTGCCTCTTCTGAATAAGTTCATTGATTTCCATTACTGCAGAAAGAAGGGGGGAAGGGGTTGGGACAAAGCAGGCGTTAGGTGATTGACAGGTTGGTAACAGGACAAGATGTCCCACAGGGAGGCTCGCAGGGCTGCTTTGAGTAGCCAGATCCCAGCAGTGCCCCTGAGActtccgcgcccccccccccccatcactccAGCTCCTGTTTGACACAGGAGAGGAAAATTGAGCCACATCTCCAGACTGTTGGTTTCAGAGGTAGGAAATATCTGAAAAACTGATTATAGCCCTGCAGGAAAACCTCAGGCAATGGCTGACGAGGCTGCACGGAGGGGCACTGGTGTCTCAGGCTTCGTAAAAACCACCGCTGGCTCTGCCCTCCTGTTAGTGTGGAGCTGAAGTGTGACTGGCAGCAGGAAGAGTTTGTGACAGACCGTCCCAGCAGGATTTCCTTTGGCAGGGATGCCCTTGTTTCCCAGCATactcagcacagctctgctgctgctgcattggCCACAGCATCTCTGGCTGAAAGGGCATTCCAGCGCGGTGCCCGAGaaggcagggagggtgcccaAGGGGTCCagctggaggggtgggagggagcacAGTGGGACAGACCCCCTCAGGCCCTCTGAGCTCCTGGGCTAGACATCTCACTAGAGGGTCATGTCTGCCCCCAGCCTACCCACCAGCATGTCCTCCAGAGATACCAATGCCCCAGGGAAGCCATTTGGGGGATGCTTCTGATACATTTTCAGGAACATTCCCTGTTCAGATGTAACGCTGAGCAAATCCTGGTCTTCCCTCCTGTCCTGATTTTGTGCATTAGCAAGTTTTCCTAAGACACTTTCCTAACTAATGTCACAGCTAAACTGGCTGCTGCATTTCTGAAGACTTAGTAAAACACTAACACAAACTGCAGAGGTTGTCATTGGTGATTTTTTATTACGAGGACTCCTTGAGATGCAGCGACTGAGGTAGCAAGCCAGACACTGGCTCATCCGTGGCTGGTCATCCTTACCAGCCTGTGCCTACCACAGCAAATGGCCTCTGAAAGATGCCTCTTACTTGTTCCAGACATTTAGGAGATGTTCTATGGATGCTCAACCAAACCTCTCAACCAAAAAGAGGGAATTCTGGAGGACCAGAAGCCACAGTGCACTAACCCTTTTGCTGGGGACAGAGGACAGTCTCTGGGATGGTGGTCCTGGGGTCCCagcagaaggaaatggagaaaCACTGAAGTATGCCAGGTATGTGAAGTTCACCCACCTGGAATGGTTCAGGGTCGGGTGACCTGGCTGCTCACTGCCTGTATATAAAGCTACAGTCAGATGCCAAGCACTGCCTCTCACCTGTGACATTTGTTTCCCAAGCAGTGAGCACTGCTGTCCCTGGATGGTTTGGGGACATGTGTGTATTAGAGGGGGATCCAAACCTGTGTGTGCTTTCTCCTGGTGCTCAGGTCTCATGTAGGTTTTCCCCACCTTCTCTGCTTTTGCCACTCACTACCAGTACTGGCTGGTGTTGGCTGAGACTGGGGGAAAGTCACCAAATACTGTTACCCCCAAAGTCGCTGAGATCTACTGagtttcccatttctttttcaaagcctTGCTGGTGCAAGAACCCCTGCCTATTTTCCAGTAACATAAGAAGCATTTGCCATGTGTTGAGGAGATCCAAGAGCACTGTTGGCTTTTGAGAGGTCCTAGGAAGCTCTCGCCATCTCCGGCATCATAACAGATGCTCTAAACAGGAGATCCCACCGTGATACTGGGCATGAGACAATATtaaagaggagaagggaaaaggtaCTATTTAGGCATGTGTGGCCACTGCTTCTCAGACATACACATataaaatgatacagaaaaacTGGAAAGCACTCAAAGAAGATATGAAGGACTGGTTCATAGCTCATCATTTACGCCCTTGGGCTTGTCTGCACACAGATTCTATACCATATGCACCAAATAATCTGTGCAGCATAAGAGCATCTGTATGAAGACAGAAATATACCAAATAACCCAACTATTAATGCAGCATACAATGCATGTAGCTTTGATTCCCTACATGGAGCTACAGTTTCTTCTGCACTCAGAGGGGAGGGAGATTGTGCCAATTAACTTAGTCTCTTctagaaaattaatataaaaccTGTGTTTGCACAAGTGCTTGCAGTGAGAGACTAAAGGAATACATTCTGTTCTGTTTATCAAAGTGAGAAAACACCATTTAATCACCATCTAGGATAATTATTCAGGGAGGTGATATTGGGTGCTAAATGGATCTTTAATTTAGCAATACAAGATCAGCCAGCTGGTAGTTGAAGGAAGACAATTGAAAGGCAATTAACCATTATGCAGCTTAATGGTGCacatggtggagtctccatcgcTTGCCATATTTATCTCAGGATGGGATGTGTTTCTGACAGAGCTGCTCTAGTCTAGGCCAATCACGAGTTATTGGGCACAGGATGGGCCTTATTAATGCAATTCCTCAGCTTGTTTATTGCAGGAGATGAAAAGGGCTTATGGTAACGTTTCCTGTTGCTCCTCATCTGTGACCCTTTGAGAACAGACTAGCAAAGTTTATGAGACAGGCTCAGATCCAGTTTACCAACCTCGCAATGTATCAGTGCAAAGCAGTAAATAACCTCATGGCACAGCAGAGCACGTTATAGCAGGGAGACAATGTCAGCCCTTCTACCTGATCCTCATGACACCCGATGAAATTTTGGCCGAGGAAAGGTCAAGCCGCGTTGACCCACTTCAATCTATCTCCTGGTGGATGCATCATAGTACCTCTGCCTTGAGAAGGTGGAGGAGAACAGTGCTCAAACCAAGATCAGTCATTGCAGTCTGCCCAAACTTGGGAAAGGTGAGAGCTATGCTGAAGGTAGTTATTACAATTTGACTAAGACCTATCTATGTAATGCTGACAAAATGCATGAGAATAACCAACCtggggaaaacaaaccaaacaaatactTGCATCACTGCTGTTGTGAGAAGAATAGATGGAAAGTCAGCATAAGACATTAAAAtcatctgcagaggcccctttgCAAGGCAGTCTCTAAGATTAGGAACCAAGGTGGAGGTGCCGAAGCAGATCACATCCAAACCATCTTTCTTCCCCTTCAAGGCCTTGCAGCAACCTACAGAATACAATCCAGGGACCATCAGCCTGAGAGCTAAAAAGCAGAAATTGTCCAAAAGTGCAATGCAGGCAATAGTGTAGGAATAGCCCACATTGCACTTCTGGGTACTGTCAGACCAGCAGTTCCCAAACTGTGATCAGCAGATTGGCGACTGGTATGTTGCACAACAAGTCTGCTGATATGTGAGCCAACAGGTTGATGTAGTGATCGTAGGCAGGTTGTGGATATGGTTAAACTAAGATAGTAGAGGCCACTGAACAGCCTGTTCAGTGATGGGCGACCTGCCCAGGCTGGGCCAGGTAACACCCCAACGAGTTTGGGCAAGGGGTGACAGTTGTCTCTGCCCCGTAATGGGATGCCTGGTTCTTTAGCATCTCTGCTGGGCCTAAGGCTTGCAAAGTGTAAATTGGTTGAAGGTTACATATATCCTACCAAGCAAATTACACTGGTGGTTTTGCTTCTTACCTGAAAGAGGTTTTGCTTGAATGGGCTCTGTTTCTAGCTTCTCAGCAATCTCCTCCACGCCATTACAGATCGTGGTTTTGTTCTCCTCGTAGCTCTTGGAGAATCGTAGAGAAAGTCGTTTTCCTTTCCAAGTACCAgtaccttcctttcctttctctttgttcaGACTTCGTTGTGATTTCCGGATGCTTAACATTGTTTTAATACCTCTTTCAAAGAACCCACTGTCTCTGCTATGTAAAGTTGGGCTGCTCAGTTCAGAAGCAACCTCCATCTTGTTCTCCCCGGCACTGTTTGTCGGAGAGGCTGGTTCTTTGGTCACACTCCTTGGGGCTAACTCCATATTTCTATTAATCTTGCCTTTCAACAAGGGGTTTTCCGAACAGGTTGATGGTAATCACTGAAATGTGTAAAATAGCAGAATTAGATTAGACGTTCGTAACAAGGTATTGCTGTGTCTCCAAAGTCAGTCCTGGACTGAAAACCTGGCCCATCCCTTTCCTGTGCCTAATACAAGGCCAGAGCAAGTTGTTCGAGCCTGTAGCAACTGGAACAATCTCTCTACCCACAGACAAAAGGTGCTGGCCTGCTTTCAGCTTTGGAAAGCTCTGCTTAACTCCATAAATCAGGCAAGTGGCACCTATTTCTCCAGCGCCAAGGAAACGCTGTGTGTTACCATTTTGGACGGTAACAAGGTAAGTTTTTACTTTCTATTCTTCTGGGTGGATTTCCAGCCACGTAGGATTGATAACCCTTCCTGAGCCTCGCTGAGGCGTTGCCACTTTCTGATGTGGATACGGCAACTTTGGGtcacgctgctgctcctgccttgcTCGAGCCCTGGCTTGCCACTGCTGGAAGGTGGCCCAGGGGTGAGCGGTCCCCAGCGGGTGGCTGAGCTCTGCTCTAGCCCCTTCCATCAAACCCACAGCAGTCTCCGCACTCCGAATCGTCATGGTTACGGCGCGGCAGGCTGCGGGATGCAGTAAAGGTTCTCATCACTCATCCTGCCTCAGCACCCTGCATCCTGCCATGCTGAGAATGGGTATCTCGAGGGCCAAGCAAGCGCCTGCGTGAGCTgcaggggatgctgcaggagaTTTCAGATTTCAGCAGAAGTGCTCCTGTCAGCGCTCCTGGGCTGTAGTCACTCgctcagctcctgccctgctgcaggcagaTTGGCTCCCCTCCGCCCACCCTGAGGCTGGCTTGGGTGCttgggaaggggggagagaggttctgccttccctcccttgCAAAGGGCTCTCACCGGGTCACTAGCTAACAGGGCCCACTCACAGGGACGTTGTACATTGCAGAGCTCTGAGGATGGGAAAAGCCACATTTCCCCACAGCAGGCTCAAGGCAGCTCAGCGATCAGTTTAAATCACTAGAAACAGCTATCGCTTGAGGTCACCCAGGAACTGCCTGTCTCAGGTCTGTCCAGCTCACAGGAGACAGAGATTGAGATATGACTGCAGTGAACAGACATGTTGGGGCTCTGAAAATAGATCTCATCCTGCCTCGACCCGAGTTCGGCCAGAGTTTCGCTCCCTAGTGCATAGTTATTTCACAGGCTATAAACCGCAGGGACTGTGTCTTCCCATGGgtctgctgagctgctggcccAGTGGGGCTCAGCCCCTGCGTCACACTTTCTCAGGGGAATATTTAATCATTCGTTGCTTTGCTCAGGAGCAACCCACAGGGTGGGAGGAAGAGTAGGGTACCACATTTTCCAGGGATTTCAGTAGGAAGGGGGCTGATCCCTAGCTCAAACCCCTCACCGGGGCTCTGtggccagagcagagcagcagcaacgATCAAAGGGATGAGACGTGTGGTGGagggagccaggtcaggagggCCACAAGATGTGAGCCCACGggcaaggaaagagaagggatACACACCCCGGTACTGACCGAACCGATCctctctgcagggagctgggataATGCAGGCGTGATCCGTGGAAACTGAGAGCAGCTCCGTGCTGCAGGAAATCCCAGGCAGATGCAGTGATGGgtgggcagctctgcagggcaggggtCCGGGTGAGCTCGCCCACCTCAGCTGGCTGGAGCACCATCCTGCATGCCCACGCTGGCCGAGGGGCTCCCTCCGGCCATGGCACTGCTCTCCATCTTCCTTTGCCCTCTGGAAAAGGGCtgctgaaactggaaaaaaaggccTGTGCCCACCTGCCCAAGACCTTCAGAACGTtctcctgtttgttccccaggAAAGACTCCAGCACCGTTTCACTTTCATTATGTCTGGAGATTTAAAAGAAGGGAAGAGGCGGGGAGAAATGCTTGAAAGCCCCAAGCTTCCATTGTTAATTATTTACTCTCCAGTTGGAGATGAAAGTGAGATTGGGGGATTGGCTGGGGTGAGCTGCTCAGCTGGGCTGGcctgggggagccggggggagaagGATTTTGGCACCTGGTCCTGCCCTGGTGGGACGAAGCCCCACAGTGTCTGGGTGTGGGGGTTCAaaagcagccccagagctgctgacCAGGAGCGGCTGCATTTCATCCTCTTCTGTCCCGTTTCTGGAGGTCATGGGCAGCTTGGTCCTAGTAATGATTGCCAGGTGTGGGGGAAGGACAGGGAAGGACGTGTCCCGCGGTTACACATTTATATATTCACCTCCTCGCTTCTCACTTTGCCCCAAGGGCACTTATTTCCATGGGGACGCTGGCTCTGGATCCTTCCATCCCCAGAGCATTTGGGTACCTCGGAGGGGACTCAAAGCAAAGGAGCAAAAAAAGGGGTCTGGAAGGTTTAAACGTCATTAAACACAGTCACTTGGCTTGTCACTGGTGTGGTGTAAGTGATTTAAGCCTGGGGACCCTGCAGTGCCCAGACGGAGATGAGCCAGGCTGTCCAGCTGGGCACACCAGGCAGTCCCGGGTGGCTGAGACCCCAGTACAAAGCAAGAGGAGTAAATCAGGAGATGCCACTGTGCCGTGGGCAATGTGCACTTCTTTGCTTTAGGAGCCTGCCATCACGTCACCTGACTGTGTGATAGGAGAGATCAGAGGGTTTATTGAGGGATTGATGCAATAAAATGAAGCCCTGTGACATTTGGACTTTGTGCCACGCAGAGGAGAACAAAAGGGCTCTTACCTACCCTAGGGCTGAGAGATCCTGTGTGTCCAGCCGATGGAAAGTGTGTGGGGTGGGAATAATTGTAATCAACTAAAGAAGGGAAAAGTGGCAGTGCAGACTGATGGGAAGATGCCCTGATGGCAAGACGGGACTGGGCAGAGCACCGTTTGGGGCtgccctgtggggcaggaggagtcCTGCCTGATACCTCCCCCAGCCAGGTGGCCCAGAGCTCAGCTTTTCGTCCTCGGGCTCTTCAAAGCCATGGTTCAGCCAGAGACCATCCTGCCACGCTGGGGAAAACCGCAATGGGTAATCCTTCTGCCACCCTGGCAGGGTGACAAAGGGAGGGAGCTGCTTACTCAGGCACACGCTGAGGTTTGGAAAGCCCCTTTGTACACAAAGTCCAACTAAACCTCTTTCTATCCTGGTTATTAATTGTCTCCTCTGCCAGGCATTTACAGGGTGCTGGTTTGTACAGACAGGCTTGCTGCAGCTGGGGTACAGTCAGAGCAGGTCCGACATGGATAGGTTCTGACCTGGACCTCCCTGGGAGTTCTCAACTACCCCAAAACACAGCTGGAACCAGGGCCTGCTGGGATGCTGATAAACACAACCCCGGGGGAGCTCTGCACCCCACAGTTCAGGTCATCTCTCTCCCCGCAGCTCTTTCCAGTGCTCCCTCCCAGCACCAGCTCTCACGGAGCGTGCCTGTTCCTGGAAATGCCACCAGGGCAAGGCTGATTCCAGGAGCCTGGCCCCACAAGGTCATGAGAATTAAAAAATTTACTATGTTGTGCAGTTGTTTACCATTATCCTTCAATTTTGCTAGAAGGTCATAACCCTCAAGCTAGCTgtgagagttaattttctttaaaaaggaaacctAAGGTCACCTTACCCCAGGAAGgggcttcaaagaaaaaaaacccactgattgTGGTGAAGTTCAATAAAATGGTGAAGCTGGGTGATGCTATAACACATCTATCCCTCCCTACTCTCCGTAGCCCCTGGAGAGAAAAGCCTTCAAGAAGTCCTGCTCCCTCACACACCACCATTAACCGCCCTGCAGTATCTGATGTATATTTTCTTAGGGGTACCATGGTAGAGCTGGTGAATGGTCAGAGAACTTTGCACTAGAGAGCTCATGGTCCTTAGTGCCATGGGCACCTTGTGGCTACCACCCTGTCCCCAGCGAGCCGTGGGGCACTCATGGCAGCCCTGCCAGGCATCGCAGGCCCACGATACTCCTTCATCCCTTCCAGGCACCAGGAAGACACAGCCCCCTGATGCTAAACTCACAACCACGCTCTTAATTTGAAGTGGATGAGCGAACTGGAGAGAAAAGCCAATCCTTGCAGTAGGTGGCCTCCAACTGTTTTTCCCCAGCGATACTTTGGGTTGTCTCCTGCTCAGCCTTTGCTCATCCACCCACGGATGCGGCGCCAGCCACGCAGCATCCCGGCTGTGCCAGCCTTCGTACCCCAGCCGGCACGCGGCGCT is a genomic window containing:
- the EXOC3L4 gene encoding exocyst complex component 3-like protein 4: MELAPRSVTKEPASPTNSAGENKMEVASELSSPTLHSRDSGFFERGIKTMLSIRKSQRSLNKEKGKEGTGTWKGKRLSLRFSKSYEENKTTICNGVEEIAEKLETEPIQAKPLSVMEINELIQKRQLLEAFASIKYLEDETIAERDAEKYKDNPQEFVRKSKDVDLLYNSITNAIQSIVMETLEHPTVEDTMLTSLVTLIAREEAAHPNTGNAACPGVDLLGTPRKWREEWREAVNKSARKRVQRVPMASKEAESSWLDLHLGFLQKHLSEDLLKIKLSVKKCYPEEYRVCDIYMEAFHNAIASHLQDLSHRPLEFNELYSLLDWVANTYRSELFLGHPDLKPEVKTENLSLLLTPADWDKLKSNYITSAKGKIKSYFGNILRLEVTEKWEKEVHPEVKENLYHSSLSFDIQTILVEHMKISGAISRSLETQTLELCLAELHEFLPRFGEEFMAWSTAQDSPIFAPYFAAYINSFHDLVSGLETVFKVNTEELQKILAALTRNFTNIFLNKLRTKAQPLLKKILTKDWILATERPDSLALAISQFSKHLQHMREPTGQELLRDIHKYVVREYIVQVIKPRRKMNEETRQQVSEKMNQEARILNNMLIDQGSDSDWLLSAIHHIANIIGENKKDKIKEYVRELCQDYPDIRKEHLLAVLMLRGLGRARRAAIFQQGYHVLESPDGGEGSTLFAEIDAPVITSCF